From Paenibacillus thermoaerophilus, a single genomic window includes:
- a CDS encoding metal ABC transporter ATP-binding protein yields the protein MNRQTMPHRATGESSSPLSIQGLTVAYQKKPVLQNVSLEIPEGKLIGLIGPNGAGKSTLIKAALGLVPILDGDVRVYGRPYRQQRRLIGYVPQRESVDWDFPTNALDVVMMGRYGHLGWFRRPGAKERAKAMECLEMVGMADFADRQISQLSGGQQQRIFLARALAQDAKLYLMDEPFVGVDAATERAIVALLGELKRQGKTVVVVHHDLSTVSEYFDWIVLLNVQVVAAGPTREVFTRELLQRTYGGKLTILDAGSGVGGILAEKR from the coding sequence ATGAACAGACAAACCATGCCGCACAGGGCGACGGGCGAATCGTCCTCGCCTCTGTCGATTCAAGGGCTGACCGTCGCTTATCAGAAAAAACCGGTCCTGCAAAATGTCTCGCTCGAGATCCCCGAAGGCAAGCTGATCGGGCTGATCGGCCCGAACGGCGCGGGCAAATCGACGCTGATCAAGGCGGCGCTCGGTCTCGTGCCGATCCTCGACGGGGACGTACGCGTCTACGGACGCCCCTACCGGCAGCAGCGCAGGCTGATCGGGTATGTGCCCCAGCGGGAATCGGTCGACTGGGATTTTCCGACGAACGCGCTGGACGTCGTCATGATGGGCCGTTACGGCCATCTCGGCTGGTTCCGCCGTCCGGGCGCGAAGGAGCGCGCCAAAGCGATGGAATGCCTGGAGATGGTCGGGATGGCCGATTTCGCCGACCGTCAGATCAGCCAGCTCAGCGGAGGTCAGCAGCAGCGTATATTTCTGGCCCGGGCGCTCGCCCAGGATGCGAAGCTGTACCTGATGGATGAGCCGTTTGTCGGCGTCGATGCCGCCACGGAGCGGGCGATTGTCGCGCTGCTCGGGGAGCTCAAGCGGCAGGGCAAAACCGTCGTGGTCGTGCATCACGATTTGTCGACGGTTAGCGAATATTTCGATTGGATCGTGCTGCTGAACGTGCAGGTGGTGGCTGCGGGGCCGACCCGGGAAGTATTCACCCGCGAGCTGCTGCAGCGCACGTACGGAGGCAAGCTGACGATATTGGATGCGGGGAGCGGCGTCGGCGGCATACTGGCGGAGAAGAGGTGA
- a CDS encoding metal ABC transporter solute-binding protein, Zn/Mn family, giving the protein MQPLPKKMPGPFKRAMLTVAYVAMIALAACSPAGEEAEFKPLDGDRPVKITTTIGMITDVAKEIGGEHVQVTGLMKAGIDPHLYKASQGDIKRLDEADLILYNGLHLEGKMAEVLDQMNRKKPTIAVTKNIPESELLAGDPESGTQHDPHVWFDVKLWMKAAEVIRDELVKIDPTHADTYKKNAEAYLQKMEELDRYAREQLATIPPESRVLVTAHDAFGYFGRAYGVEVKGLQGISTASETGTKDVADLRDLLVQRKIKAVFVESSVPADRIRAVIEGAKQLGHDVKIGGELFSDAMGPEGTEEGTYLGMVRHNVDTIVKALK; this is encoded by the coding sequence ATGCAGCCTTTGCCGAAAAAAATGCCGGGGCCGTTCAAGCGGGCGATGCTGACCGTCGCTTACGTCGCGATGATCGCGCTCGCCGCTTGCTCCCCGGCGGGGGAAGAAGCCGAGTTCAAGCCGCTGGACGGCGACCGGCCGGTTAAGATCACGACGACGATCGGCATGATCACGGATGTGGCGAAGGAGATCGGCGGAGAGCACGTCCAGGTGACGGGGCTCATGAAGGCGGGCATCGACCCCCACTTGTACAAAGCTTCTCAAGGCGACATCAAGCGTCTGGACGAAGCGGACCTGATCCTGTACAACGGCCTGCATCTGGAGGGCAAGATGGCGGAAGTGCTCGACCAGATGAACCGCAAAAAACCGACCATAGCGGTCACGAAGAACATCCCCGAAAGCGAGCTGCTCGCCGGCGACCCCGAGTCGGGCACGCAGCACGACCCGCACGTCTGGTTTGACGTCAAGCTGTGGATGAAGGCGGCCGAAGTGATCCGCGACGAGCTGGTCAAGATCGATCCGACCCATGCCGATACGTACAAAAAGAACGCGGAGGCGTATCTGCAAAAAATGGAGGAGCTCGACCGGTACGCGCGCGAGCAACTGGCGACGATCCCGCCGGAATCCCGCGTGCTTGTCACCGCGCATGACGCGTTCGGCTATTTCGGCCGGGCGTACGGCGTCGAGGTGAAGGGGCTGCAAGGAATCAGCACCGCTTCGGAGACGGGAACGAAAGACGTCGCCGATCTGCGGGACCTGCTCGTGCAGCGCAAGATCAAAGCGGTGTTTGTGGAATCCAGCGTGCCCGCCGACCGGATTCGGGCGGTGATCGAAGGGGCGAAGCAGTTGGGGCATGACGTGAAGATCGGCGGCGAGCTGTTCTCGGATGCGATGGGTCCGGAAGGCACCGAGGAGGGTACGTATCTCGGCATGGTCCGCCATAACGTGGATACGATCGTTAAAGCGTTGAAATAG